In 'Nostoc azollae' 0708, the following are encoded in one genomic region:
- the pgeF gene encoding peptidoglycan editing factor PgeF, with the protein MHTWHWHNWEGLPYLTCNLLELWPHGFFTQQFWPRLPHELTKVLQPEALAYRLKQVHGNTVLTPQEVDRHLLNSNDNLALADGLISERPLQAIWVASADCTPVLIGDVEIGQVAALHAGWRGTAAKIVPQAINRMQSQGSKLENLRIAMGPAITGEVYQVPVEVAAEIGRTIIPHDDSERIVNALHRLPDSPLFADPEPGKVRLDVRRVNALQLEQLGISEEQIAITPYCTYQTPEHFFSYRREKEKKVQWSGIVSLS; encoded by the coding sequence ATGCACACTTGGCATTGGCACAATTGGGAAGGTCTACCTTACCTTACTTGTAATCTCTTAGAACTTTGGCCCCACGGATTTTTTACACAACAATTTTGGCCACGTCTACCGCACGAGTTGACAAAGGTTTTGCAACCAGAGGCTTTAGCTTATCGTTTAAAACAGGTGCATGGCAATACTGTTTTGACTCCCCAGGAGGTAGATAGGCATTTACTAAATAGTAATGATAATTTGGCTTTGGCAGATGGTTTGATTAGTGAGCGACCTTTACAAGCGATTTGGGTAGCCAGTGCTGATTGTACACCTGTGCTGATTGGTGATGTTGAAATCGGTCAGGTAGCAGCTTTACACGCAGGGTGGCGGGGTACAGCAGCAAAGATTGTCCCCCAAGCTATTAATAGAATGCAGTCCCAAGGCAGCAAGCTGGAAAATTTGCGAATTGCAATGGGTCCAGCAATAACCGGAGAAGTTTACCAAGTTCCCGTGGAAGTGGCTGCGGAAATTGGAAGGACTATTATACCACATGATGACTCAGAAAGAATAGTTAATGCTTTACATCGTTTACCTGATTCGCCTTTATTTGCAGATCCAGAACCAGGAAAGGTGCGTTTAGATGTACGTCGGGTGAATGCTTTACAGTTGGAACAATTGGGAATTAGTGAAGAACAAATTGCGATCACACCCTATTGTACTTATCAAACTCCTGAGCATTTCTTTTCTTACCGTCGGGAAAAGGAGAAAAAAGTACAATGGTCAGGAATTGTTAGTTTATCTTAG
- a CDS encoding helicase C-terminal domain-containing protein — protein sequence MADEQKEGTVILTPSKETDNLWQNVATFADNTDYVKELQDGKSRGLFVFSNRYDGIDLPDSSCRLLIISGLPFGSSEYEQHRANTFAGGSEFSSALAQPIEQCMGRGA from the coding sequence ATGGCTGATGAACAAAAAGAAGGAACTGTAATTCTGACACCATCTAAGGAAACTGATAATTTATGGCAAAATGTGGCAACATTTGCTGATAACACTGATTATGTTAAGGAACTTCAGGATGGTAAATCACGAGGTCTATTTGTATTTTCTAATCGTTACGATGGAATAGACCTTCCTGATTCTAGCTGTAGACTATTGATTATCTCAGGATTGCCTTTTGGTAGCAGTGAATATGAGCAACATAGAGCAAATACATTTGCAGGTGGTTCTGAATTTAGTAGTGCTTTAGCTCAACCTATTGAGCAATGTATGGGACGAGGTGCGTGA
- a CDS encoding aldo/keto reductase, translating to MQYRRFGKTNLQFSVFSLGTMRYLANAENAHRTIEKALSLGINHVETARGYGKSEEYLGAAIKRGLSVPRNQLYITTKIPPCANADTMRQCIDESLNRLNLDYLDCLAIHGLNTREHLEWVQSKNGCMQAVKEAVNDSRVKHIGFSTHGGLDIILAAINTDLFEFINLHYYYFLQRNTSAIQAVIEKDMGVFIISPADKGGRLYTPPGTLKELCQPFTPLELNYRFLLSDNRITTLSLGAATPEELIAPLEVADDVGELTAAEISVFEKLENQQNQVLGTDKCSQCYACLPCPENINIPEVLRLRNLAVAYDMNDYGKYRYGMFENAGHWFPGMKGNRCIECGECLPKCPGSLDIPALLADTHERLNGKAGRRLWG from the coding sequence ATGCAATATCGACGTTTTGGTAAAACTAATTTACAGTTCTCGGTTTTTTCTCTAGGAACAATGCGTTATTTAGCTAACGCGGAAAATGCCCATAGAACTATTGAAAAAGCTTTATCTTTAGGTATTAATCACGTAGAAACAGCTAGAGGTTATGGAAAAAGTGAAGAGTATTTAGGTGCAGCAATAAAACGTGGTTTATCAGTACCGCGAAATCAGTTATATATCACCACCAAAATTCCCCCCTGTGCTAATGCTGACACCATGCGTCAATGTATTGATGAGTCATTAAACCGGTTAAATTTAGATTATCTCGATTGTTTGGCTATTCATGGTTTAAATACTAGAGAACATTTAGAATGGGTACAATCCAAAAACGGCTGTATGCAAGCTGTAAAAGAAGCAGTAAATGATAGCAGAGTCAAACATATTGGTTTTTCTACACATGGTGGTTTAGATATAATTTTGGCAGCAATCAATACAGATTTATTTGAATTTATCAATCTACATTATTATTATTTTCTCCAACGAAATACTTCAGCTATTCAAGCAGTAATTGAAAAAGATATGGGTGTGTTTATTATTTCTCCTGCTGATAAGGGAGGAAGACTTTATACACCACCAGGAACTTTAAAAGAACTCTGTCAGCCATTTACACCTTTAGAATTAAATTATCGGTTTTTGTTGAGTGATAACCGCATTACAACCTTGAGTTTAGGTGCTGCAACTCCAGAAGAATTAATTGCACCTTTAGAAGTTGCTGATGATGTTGGTGAATTAACAGCAGCAGAAATTAGTGTTTTTGAAAAATTAGAAAATCAGCAAAATCAGGTTTTAGGAACTGATAAATGTAGTCAGTGCTATGCTTGTTTACCTTGTCCTGAGAATATCAATATTCCTGAAGTTTTAAGATTAAGAAATTTAGCTGTAGCTTATGATATGAACGATTATGGCAAATATCGTTATGGAATGTTTGAAAATGCTGGTCATTGGTTTCCAGGAATGAAGGGAAATCGTTGTATAGAATGCGGTGAATGTTTACCTAAATGTCCTGGTAGTTTAGATATTCCGGCTTTGTTAGCAGATACCCATGAAAGATTAAATGGGAAAGCTGGGAGAAGATTGTGGGGTTAA
- a CDS encoding biotin--[acetyl-CoA-carboxylase] ligase — protein sequence MEFDQQLVVNVLKAGREYPYLPFSLHIFDSLTSTNQTAWNLLNQGKKPGTVVIATQQTAGKGQWGRQWLSPSGGLYLSVAITPKLEATESYQLTLASAWGIASQLRKCNVSVGIKWPNDLVLDGHKLGGILTETKIHKGQITQAVIGVGINWANPVPETGINLESWQDSQHFQPIPNLEMLTATVLLGIESGLECLNIEGIVILLSRYIDLLINMGDEVYVNNLLRTVVGVSPEGNLRLRMAGYDSKELITPEISVEPGTISLGYCKSSV from the coding sequence GTGGAATTTGATCAGCAACTCGTGGTAAATGTCCTCAAAGCAGGGCGAGAATATCCATATTTACCATTTTCTCTACATATTTTTGACAGCTTAACCTCAACTAATCAAACTGCGTGGAATCTACTTAACCAAGGAAAAAAACCAGGAACTGTCGTTATTGCCACCCAACAAACCGCAGGTAAGGGACAATGGGGAAGACAGTGGTTATCTCCTTCTGGTGGTCTATATCTGTCGGTGGCCATCACTCCTAAACTAGAAGCTACTGAGAGCTACCAATTAACCTTAGCCAGTGCTTGGGGAATTGCATCACAATTACGAAAGTGTAATGTGAGTGTAGGGATAAAATGGCCGAATGATTTAGTATTGGATGGCCACAAACTAGGTGGCATTTTAACTGAGACTAAAATCCACAAAGGACAAATTACCCAAGCAGTGATTGGTGTTGGTATTAACTGGGCTAACCCAGTACCCGAAACCGGCATCAATCTAGAATCGTGGCAAGATTCCCAGCATTTTCAGCCCATTCCTAACTTAGAAATGCTCACAGCCACAGTTTTACTAGGAATAGAATCCGGTCTAGAGTGTTTGAACATCGAAGGAATAGTCATACTGTTGTCTCGTTATATTGATTTACTGATAAACATGGGTGATGAAGTGTATGTGAATAATCTTTTACGAACTGTAGTCGGGGTATCACCCGAAGGAAATCTCCGCTTAAGAATGGCTGGATATGATTCGAAGGAACTGATCACACCAGAAATTTCTGTCGAACCAGGTACAATCAGTTTGGGCTACTGTAAATCTTCTGTTTAA
- a CDS encoding M23 family metallopeptidase, protein MTQRHKSADNRLDDLRTQGLIKRRFASTLSAQSLGWLSSVSLLSGGLVFAQTESSVDNIVPTIENSRPIVVKDTRRKETAAEATPSEPDFAERRVRLKKKLHQTQVSQSAEPVRTSKPKVENSEPKVTERTSEPKVENYESKVTERTSEPKVETPANSVAEKPSEVAQPPNNSNDTGSRTTAGKNKDYNNALVDPTDYNNTPTAKYEAPSSVTTTERGGGCQAVFSQKEIAAGACGKKPIDGPRVADSPKKTAPTWIQKSETASLEKAPRFEKVAAESKSATPSVVKTVASAVNNNTSWRNTNIGSSSHTKTAYRPNRFIPNPSEFSPTTIVNGTPIAPSFGTLPPPMADDNVAPRVSTISYDFALASILPQIPYSNTLGYRSGSGMMFPLSFAAPITSVFGWRVHPITGDRRFHAGTDLGAPTGTPILAAAKGQVDTADWMGGYGLAVTINHNSAQQTLYGHMSEIFVSPGQSVEPGTVIGRVGSTGNSTGPHLHFEVRHLTQNGWVAVDPGVQLQAGLSNTSKIGVR, encoded by the coding sequence ATGACGCAGCGCCATAAATCTGCCGATAACCGCTTAGATGATTTGCGGACTCAAGGTTTAATAAAGAGACGCTTTGCGTCTACATTATCAGCACAGAGCCTTGGTTGGTTGAGTAGTGTTAGCCTCCTTAGTGGTGGCCTTGTATTTGCTCAAACGGAATCATCAGTAGATAACATCGTTCCCACTATTGAGAATTCCCGGCCAATAGTTGTTAAAGATACAAGGAGAAAAGAGACTGCTGCTGAAGCTACACCATCAGAGCCAGATTTTGCTGAAAGACGAGTCAGACTCAAAAAGAAACTCCATCAGACACAAGTTTCCCAATCAGCAGAACCAGTCAGAACTTCCAAACCCAAAGTAGAGAATTCTGAACCTAAAGTCACGGAGAGAACGTCTGAACCCAAAGTGGAGAATTATGAATCTAAAGTCACGGAGAGAACGTCTGAACCCAAAGTTGAAACTCCGGCTAATTCAGTAGCTGAAAAACCCTCAGAAGTGGCTCAACCACCGAATAACTCCAACGATACTGGTAGCAGGACAACCGCAGGGAAAAACAAAGATTACAATAACGCCTTAGTTGACCCTACAGATTACAACAATACTCCAACTGCTAAGTATGAAGCTCCCAGTTCTGTAACAACTACAGAACGTGGTGGTGGTTGTCAAGCAGTTTTCTCACAAAAAGAAATTGCTGCTGGTGCTTGCGGTAAAAAACCTATTGATGGTCCCCGTGTGGCTGATTCTCCCAAGAAAACAGCACCCACTTGGATTCAAAAAAGCGAAACTGCTAGTTTGGAAAAAGCACCCAGATTCGAGAAAGTAGCGGCTGAGTCCAAATCAGCAACTCCCAGTGTGGTTAAGACTGTTGCTAGTGCTGTGAATAATAATACCAGTTGGCGTAATACCAACATTGGTTCTAGCAGTCATACAAAAACTGCATACCGCCCTAATCGGTTTATTCCTAATCCCAGCGAATTTTCACCGACTACAATAGTGAATGGGACACCTATCGCCCCCAGTTTTGGTACTTTACCACCACCAATGGCTGACGATAATGTGGCACCCCGTGTCAGCACTATTTCCTATGATTTTGCGCTGGCATCGATTTTACCACAAATACCTTATAGTAACACCTTAGGTTACCGTAGCGGGTCGGGAATGATGTTTCCTTTATCTTTTGCTGCACCCATTACTTCTGTATTTGGTTGGCGGGTTCATCCCATTACTGGGGATAGACGTTTCCACGCTGGTACAGACTTGGGTGCGCCCACAGGGACACCAATTTTGGCAGCGGCTAAAGGTCAAGTGGATACTGCTGACTGGATGGGTGGCTATGGTTTAGCAGTAACTATTAATCACAATTCTGCTCAACAAACCCTCTATGGTCATATGTCAGAAATCTTTGTCAGTCCTGGTCAGTCGGTAGAACCAGGAACTGTAATTGGCCGAGTCGGCAGCACTGGCAACTCTACAGGCCCTCACCTGCACTTTGAAGTCCGCCACCTGACCCAAAACGGTTGGGTTGCTGTTGACCCTGGTGTACAACTACAAGCTGGCCTCAGCAACACAAGCAAGATAGGGGTTAGGTGA
- a CDS encoding riboflavin synthase, producing the protein MFTGLIQGLGTIKPLSKDSWLINFISHSDAIMQDLTYGDSVAVDGVCLTVEEILKDGFIATASPETQRRTTLGREEIQARYVNLETSLRVGGKVGGHFVMGHVDGIGQLISASQTATSWEMTFAAPDAIARYIVPKGSIAINGISLTVARYQHEHSQFTTAVIPLTYSETNLSHLVPGSWVNLEADILGKYVEKFVYPRNQHNQDPDQAELDVITPAFLTEHGYL; encoded by the coding sequence GTGTTTACAGGATTAATTCAAGGATTAGGAACAATCAAACCCTTATCGAAGGATTCTTGGCTGATAAATTTTATCAGCCATTCGGATGCAATTATGCAAGATTTAACTTATGGTGACAGTGTAGCGGTAGATGGGGTATGTTTAACAGTCGAAGAAATTTTAAAAGATGGCTTTATCGCCACCGCTTCGCCAGAAACCCAGCGTCGTACAACTTTGGGTAGAGAAGAAATCCAAGCCAGATATGTCAACCTAGAAACGTCGCTGCGAGTGGGTGGAAAAGTCGGCGGCCATTTTGTTATGGGTCATGTAGATGGGATTGGTCAATTAATCTCAGCATCACAAACTGCTACTTCTTGGGAAATGACCTTTGCTGCACCGGATGCGATCGCTCGCTATATCGTCCCTAAAGGTAGCATCGCCATCAATGGTATTAGCCTCACTGTAGCCAGATATCAACACGAACACTCCCAGTTTACAACAGCAGTCATTCCCCTCACATACTCCGAGACAAATCTCAGCCATTTAGTCCCTGGTAGTTGGGTGAACTTAGAAGCAGATATCTTGGGTAAATATGTCGAAAAATTCGTTTATCCCCGCAACCAACACAATCAAGATCCAGATCAAGCTGAATTGGATGTAATTACACCCGCATTCTTAACAGAACACGGGTATTTGTAG
- a CDS encoding bifunctional nuclease family protein: MIEMKVAGIALDAITRSPIVLLKDSSDRRALPIYIGQEQARAIMGAMEHQKPPRPLTHDLMVNILEAWNMTLEKVIIHSLQKDTFYAALIVQHGEVKKEIDSRPSDAIAIALRTNTPIWVMEEVVADASIPVDRDADEAEQQAFREFISNLRPQDLIKRFGNGDG, encoded by the coding sequence ATGATTGAAATGAAAGTCGCTGGTATAGCATTAGATGCCATAACCCGCAGTCCGATTGTACTCCTGAAAGATAGTTCAGATCGTAGGGCTTTACCAATTTATATAGGTCAGGAACAAGCGAGAGCTATTATGGGTGCTATGGAGCATCAAAAACCTCCTAGACCTTTAACCCATGACCTGATGGTGAATATCTTGGAAGCGTGGAATATGACCTTAGAAAAGGTGATTATTCATTCTTTGCAAAAGGATACATTTTACGCAGCTTTGATTGTTCAGCATGGCGAAGTAAAAAAAGAAATTGATTCTCGTCCTAGTGATGCGATCGCTATTGCTTTGCGTACAAATACCCCTATTTGGGTGATGGAAGAAGTAGTAGCCGATGCCTCTATACCCGTTGATCGTGATGCTGATGAAGCTGAACAACAAGCCTTCCGCGAATTTATTTCTAATCTTCGTCCTCAAGACTTGATCAAGCGATTTGGTAATGGTGACGGTTAA